One Gordonia sp. SID5947 genomic region harbors:
- a CDS encoding acyl-CoA dehydrogenase — protein sequence MGFGNPEFNVFALPEEHVALREAIRALSEKEIEPHAADVDENSRFPQEALDALVASGFNAIHVPEEYDGQGADSVAACIVIEEVARVCASSSLIPAVNKLGTMGLILNGSDELKKQVLPSIASGEAMASYALSEREAGSDAGSMKTRARKDGSNWVLNGSKCWITNGGKSTWYTVMAVTDPEKGANGISSFMVHKDDPGFTVGPLEKKLGIKGSPTAELYFEDCTIPEDRIVGDEGTGFKTALQTLDHTRPTIGAQAVGIAQGALDKAIEYVKDRKQFGQSISKFQGVEFMIADMAMKVEAARLMVYTSAARAERGEKNLGFISAASKCFASDVAMEVTTDAVQLFGGAGYTRDFPVERMMRDAKITQIYEGTNQIQRVVMSRALLR from the coding sequence ATGGGATTCGGTAACCCGGAATTCAACGTCTTCGCATTGCCCGAGGAGCATGTGGCGCTCCGCGAGGCGATTCGCGCGCTGTCCGAGAAGGAGATCGAGCCACACGCCGCGGACGTCGACGAGAACTCGCGCTTCCCGCAGGAGGCACTCGATGCCCTGGTGGCGTCGGGGTTCAACGCCATCCACGTGCCCGAGGAGTACGACGGCCAGGGTGCCGACTCGGTCGCCGCCTGCATCGTCATCGAGGAGGTCGCCCGGGTGTGCGCGTCGTCGTCGCTGATCCCGGCCGTCAACAAGCTCGGCACCATGGGCCTGATCCTCAACGGCTCCGACGAACTCAAGAAGCAGGTGCTGCCGTCGATCGCGTCCGGCGAGGCGATGGCGTCCTATGCACTCTCCGAGCGGGAGGCCGGCTCCGACGCCGGGTCGATGAAGACCCGTGCCCGCAAGGACGGCAGCAACTGGGTGCTCAACGGCTCCAAGTGCTGGATCACCAACGGCGGCAAGTCGACCTGGTACACGGTGATGGCGGTGACCGATCCGGAGAAGGGCGCCAACGGGATCTCTTCGTTCATGGTGCACAAGGATGATCCGGGCTTCACCGTCGGACCGTTGGAGAAGAAGCTCGGTATCAAGGGTTCGCCGACCGCCGAGCTCTACTTCGAGGACTGCACCATCCCCGAGGACCGCATCGTCGGCGACGAGGGCACCGGCTTCAAGACCGCGCTGCAGACCCTCGACCACACCCGACCGACGATCGGTGCGCAGGCCGTGGGCATCGCCCAGGGCGCGCTCGACAAGGCCATCGAATACGTCAAGGACCGCAAGCAGTTCGGGCAGTCGATCAGCAAGTTCCAGGGCGTCGAGTTCATGATCGCCGACATGGCGATGAAGGTGGAGGCCGCGCGATTGATGGTCTACACCTCGGCGGCCCGCGCGGAGCGTGGCGAGAAGAACCTCGGGTTCATCTCCGCGGCGTCGAAGTGCTTCGCCTCCGATGTGGCCATGGAGGTGACCACCGACGCCGTGCAGCTGTTCGGCGGCGCCGGCTACACCCGTGACTTCCCCGTCGAGCGCATGATGCGCGACGCGAAGATCACCCAGATCTATGAGGGCACCAACCAGATCCAGCGCGTCGTCATGAGCCGCGCCCTGCTGCGCTGA
- the hemC gene encoding hydroxymethylbilane synthase, producing the protein MIRIGTRGSLLATTQAQTVADALIAAGHPTELVIIRTAGDASQAPVAEIGVGVFTTAIRVALHNDEIDVAIHSYKDLPTAPEAGLTIAAVPPREDPRDALVSRDGMVLGELPPGSTVGTSAPRRAAQLRALGLGLEIRPLRGNLDSRLGKVASGELDAVVVARAGLVRIGRVDAVTESLDPVVLLPAPAQGALAVECRSDDAELVRILAELDDASTRTAIDAERSVLAALEAGCTAPVGAIAEVVESIDDDGRIFAELSLRAAVAAEDGSDVIRASVVGPIDRAEQLGKDLAAELLELGAGVLVSRGSQA; encoded by the coding sequence GTGATCCGTATCGGTACACGCGGTTCGTTGCTGGCCACCACCCAGGCGCAGACGGTCGCCGACGCCCTGATCGCCGCCGGGCATCCGACCGAACTCGTGATCATCCGCACCGCCGGAGACGCGTCGCAGGCCCCGGTCGCCGAGATCGGCGTCGGGGTGTTCACCACGGCGATCCGCGTGGCGCTGCACAACGACGAGATCGACGTCGCGATCCACTCGTACAAAGATCTGCCGACAGCACCCGAAGCCGGACTCACCATCGCTGCCGTGCCACCCCGCGAGGATCCCAGAGATGCACTGGTCAGCAGGGATGGAATGGTCCTCGGGGAGCTGCCGCCGGGGTCCACTGTCGGCACCTCGGCACCGCGACGGGCGGCACAGCTTAGAGCATTGGGTCTCGGTTTGGAAATCCGCCCCCTACGAGGCAACCTTGACTCTCGGTTGGGCAAAGTCGCCAGCGGTGAACTCGACGCAGTCGTGGTCGCCAGGGCCGGTCTGGTACGCATCGGCAGGGTCGATGCAGTCACCGAGTCGTTGGACCCGGTGGTGTTGCTACCGGCACCGGCACAGGGGGCCTTGGCCGTGGAGTGCCGCTCCGACGATGCCGAACTGGTGAGAATACTCGCCGAGTTGGACGACGCGTCCACACGTACGGCGATCGACGCCGAGCGATCGGTGCTCGCGGCTCTCGAAGCCGGGTGCACCGCCCCGGTCGGAGCGATTGCCGAGGTGGTCGAGTCGATCGACGACGACGGGCGCATCTTCGCCGAACTGTCGCTTCGCGCGGCAGTGGCGGCCGAGGACGGATCGGACGTGATCCGGGCCTCGGTGGTGGGGCCGATCGATCGTGCGGAACAACTCGGCAAGGATCTCGCCGCCGAACTGCTGGAGCTGGGAGCGGGCGTGCTCGTCAGCCGCGGTTCGCAAGCCTAG
- a CDS encoding acyl-CoA dehydrogenase, translating into MATPIESPEHSTTAQARVTDDPDAVAPPTDDLTDDERALLVDNLRYVLDGRWRATRDLVRESANRSDLLPDPSRTLDEARARILDEMRELAQNGFAAAGFASDHGGSGDVGASITAIEMLGYADLSLMVKAGVQWGLFGGAVENLGTARHHDRYVTDIINLDLLGCFAMTETGHGSNVQALETTATYDADTQEFVIHSPTPSARKDYIGGAAEHAQVAAVFAQLVTGGPGEEPSSRGVHCFVVPIRDENGNDLPGVTTSDCGYKGGLAGVDNGRITFDQVRVPAENLLNRYADVEADGTYTSPIENPNRRFFTMLGTLIRGRVSVAATAGAAGRKALALATRYGLVRKQFEAPEGTDEIVVMDYLAHQRKLLPLIAKSFAVACAQNELTSELHEVQSGAADDSDAGRQRQLESDAAGLKAYATWHASHTINVCREACGGAGYLDENQLSIMRGDIDVFTTFEGDNTVLTQLVGKELLSAYADDVQGLSTAGWVRFVVGMARDVVVEKTAARQVVQTLIEGSDEDTEKSNLTNRGTQIRLLRNREDHLTRTCAQRLRVALDDGNDAFEVFNNAQDHLLKVGRARTERVVLEAFIQAINDCDSRSAAEVLGKVCDLFVYSALENDLSWFLMHRHVSVERAKAIRRGVNELCMELRPHARSLVDAFGVPEELLTAAMLADD; encoded by the coding sequence ATGGCAACTCCCATCGAGAGTCCGGAGCATTCCACCACCGCGCAGGCGCGGGTCACCGACGATCCCGACGCCGTCGCACCGCCCACCGACGATCTGACCGACGACGAGCGGGCGTTGCTCGTCGACAACCTCCGGTACGTCCTCGACGGGCGCTGGCGGGCCACCCGCGATCTGGTGCGCGAGAGCGCCAATCGGTCCGACCTGCTCCCCGATCCGTCTCGAACCCTCGACGAGGCCCGCGCCCGCATCCTCGACGAGATGCGCGAACTGGCGCAGAACGGTTTCGCCGCAGCCGGTTTCGCATCCGACCACGGCGGATCGGGCGACGTCGGCGCGTCCATCACGGCCATCGAGATGCTCGGGTACGCCGATCTGTCGCTGATGGTCAAGGCAGGCGTTCAGTGGGGGCTGTTCGGCGGGGCCGTCGAGAACCTGGGCACCGCGCGTCACCATGACCGCTACGTCACCGACATCATCAACCTGGATCTTCTCGGCTGTTTCGCGATGACCGAGACCGGGCACGGATCCAACGTGCAGGCGTTGGAGACCACCGCGACCTACGACGCCGACACCCAGGAATTCGTCATCCACTCGCCGACGCCGTCGGCGCGCAAGGACTACATCGGGGGTGCCGCTGAGCACGCACAGGTGGCCGCCGTGTTCGCTCAGCTCGTCACCGGCGGCCCAGGTGAGGAGCCGTCGAGCCGCGGCGTGCACTGCTTTGTGGTGCCGATCCGCGACGAGAACGGCAACGATCTGCCGGGCGTCACCACCAGCGACTGCGGATACAAGGGCGGGCTCGCCGGCGTGGACAACGGCCGGATCACCTTCGATCAGGTCCGCGTCCCGGCGGAGAACCTGCTCAACCGCTACGCCGATGTGGAGGCCGACGGCACCTACACATCGCCGATCGAGAACCCGAACCGGCGCTTCTTCACCATGCTCGGCACGTTGATCCGCGGTCGCGTCAGCGTCGCCGCCACCGCGGGCGCCGCGGGCCGCAAGGCGCTTGCACTGGCGACCCGTTATGGGTTGGTCCGCAAGCAGTTCGAGGCGCCTGAGGGCACCGACGAGATCGTCGTGATGGATTACCTGGCGCATCAGCGCAAACTGCTGCCCCTCATCGCCAAGTCGTTTGCGGTCGCGTGCGCGCAGAACGAGCTCACCTCCGAGCTCCACGAGGTGCAGTCCGGTGCCGCCGACGACTCCGATGCCGGTCGTCAGCGCCAGCTGGAGAGTGACGCCGCGGGGCTCAAGGCGTATGCCACCTGGCATGCCTCGCACACCATCAATGTGTGCCGCGAGGCGTGTGGCGGTGCGGGCTATCTCGACGAGAACCAACTCTCGATAATGCGTGGCGACATCGACGTCTTCACCACCTTCGAGGGTGACAACACGGTTCTGACCCAGCTCGTCGGCAAGGAGCTGCTGTCGGCGTACGCCGATGACGTGCAAGGCCTGTCGACGGCCGGGTGGGTCCGGTTCGTCGTCGGGATGGCACGCGACGTGGTGGTCGAGAAGACCGCCGCGCGACAGGTCGTGCAAACCCTGATCGAGGGCTCCGACGAGGACACCGAGAAGTCGAACCTGACCAACCGCGGCACTCAGATCCGTCTGTTGCGCAACCGGGAGGATCACCTGACCCGAACGTGTGCCCAGCGTCTGCGCGTCGCCCTCGACGACGGCAACGACGCCTTCGAGGTCTTCAACAACGCCCAGGATCACCTGCTCAAGGTCGGGCGCGCCCGGACCGAACGCGTCGTGCTCGAGGCGTTCATCCAGGCCATCAACGACTGCGACTCACGATCGGCGGCAGAGGTCCTGGGCAAGGTCTGCGACCTGTTCGTCTACTCGGCACTCGAGAACGACCTCTCGTGGTTCCTGATGCACCGCCATGTGTCCGTGGAACGCGCGAAGGCGATCCGTCGCGGAGTCAACGAGTTGTGCATGGAACTACGGCCGCACGCGCGCAGCCTTGTCGACGCGTTCGGAGTGCCGGAGGAACTGCTCACCGCAGCCATGCTGGCAGACGACTGA
- a CDS encoding bifunctional uroporphyrinogen-III C-methyltransferase/uroporphyrinogen-III synthase encodes MSRTKKVNPGRILFVGSGPGDPDLLTVRARNVIEKATTAYIDPDVPAGVVDMIGAATRVETESSARSGKNTGKDTAKDATPKDAGKDDAGKSAPADAESAKAADVVEGDSDETSVVHPALGDPAEVAKTLVAAARAGDDVVRVVSGDPLTTDSVLAEVNAVSRSSVQFEVLPGLPAASVVPSYAGMPLGSSHTEADVRSEGVDWAALAAAPGPLVLHATAGHLAETASALTEHGMAAQTPVAITVNGTTCAQRTIESTLASLNEQGNALVGPLILTIGKVVGHRGKLSWWESRALYGWTVLVPRTKDQAGDMSERLQSHGAIPKEVPTIAVEPPRSPAQMERAVKGLVDGRYQWVVFTSTNAVRAVWEKFAEFGLDARAFSGVKIACVGEATAEKVRTFGIQPELIPSGEQSSLGLLDDFPPYDDVFDPVNRILLPRADIATETLSEGLRERGWEIDDVTAYRTVRAAPPPAETREMIKTGGFDAVCFTSSSTVRNLVGIAGKPHARTIVACIGPKTAETATEFGLRVDVQPESAAVTDLVDALAEHAARLRAEGALPPPRKKSRRSRS; translated from the coding sequence ATGAGCCGTACGAAAAAGGTCAATCCGGGACGGATCCTGTTCGTCGGGTCGGGACCAGGTGACCCCGACCTGCTGACCGTGCGCGCCCGAAACGTCATCGAGAAGGCCACCACGGCCTACATCGACCCCGACGTCCCCGCCGGTGTCGTCGACATGATCGGTGCCGCCACGCGCGTCGAGACCGAGTCGTCGGCGCGGTCGGGCAAGAACACGGGCAAGGACACCGCGAAGGACGCCACGCCGAAGGATGCGGGCAAGGACGACGCGGGCAAATCCGCTCCGGCCGACGCCGAGTCCGCGAAGGCCGCCGACGTCGTCGAGGGTGACTCCGACGAGACATCGGTGGTGCATCCGGCCCTCGGCGATCCAGCCGAGGTCGCCAAGACGCTGGTGGCCGCTGCCAGGGCGGGCGACGACGTGGTGCGCGTGGTCTCGGGTGATCCTCTGACCACCGACTCGGTCCTCGCCGAGGTGAACGCCGTCTCGCGGTCGTCGGTGCAGTTCGAGGTTCTGCCCGGACTCCCCGCCGCATCGGTGGTACCGAGCTACGCGGGCATGCCGCTCGGATCGAGTCACACCGAGGCCGACGTCCGGTCCGAGGGTGTCGACTGGGCCGCGCTGGCCGCCGCGCCCGGGCCGCTGGTGCTGCACGCCACCGCCGGACATCTCGCCGAGACCGCCAGCGCGCTGACCGAACACGGCATGGCCGCGCAGACCCCAGTCGCGATCACCGTCAACGGCACCACCTGCGCCCAGCGGACCATCGAGTCGACCCTGGCCTCGCTCAACGAGCAGGGCAATGCGCTGGTCGGGCCGCTGATCCTGACCATCGGCAAGGTCGTCGGACACCGCGGAAAGCTCTCCTGGTGGGAATCGCGGGCGCTGTACGGCTGGACCGTGCTGGTGCCGCGTACCAAGGACCAGGCCGGCGACATGAGCGAGCGGCTGCAATCGCACGGTGCCATCCCCAAGGAGGTGCCGACGATCGCGGTCGAGCCGCCGCGGAGCCCGGCCCAGATGGAACGGGCCGTCAAGGGTCTGGTCGACGGCCGCTACCAGTGGGTGGTCTTCACCTCGACCAACGCGGTGCGTGCCGTGTGGGAGAAGTTCGCCGAGTTCGGTCTCGACGCCCGGGCCTTCTCGGGTGTCAAGATCGCCTGCGTCGGCGAGGCCACCGCGGAGAAGGTGCGCACCTTCGGCATCCAGCCCGAGCTCATCCCTTCCGGGGAGCAGAGTTCGCTGGGACTGCTCGACGACTTCCCGCCGTACGACGACGTCTTCGACCCGGTCAACCGCATCCTGTTGCCCCGTGCCGACATCGCCACCGAGACCCTCTCCGAGGGGCTGCGTGAGCGCGGGTGGGAGATCGACGACGTCACCGCCTACCGCACCGTCCGGGCGGCACCGCCGCCCGCCGAGACGCGCGAGATGATCAAGACCGGTGGCTTCGACGCCGTGTGCTTCACCTCCAGCTCCACGGTGCGCAACCTCGTCGGTATCGCAGGAAAGCCGCACGCGCGCACCATTGTCGCGTGCATCGGCCCCAAGACTGCGGAGACCGCAACGGAATTCGGATTGCGCGTGGACGTGCAGCCGGAGAGCGCCGCGGTGACCGATCTGGTGGACGCGCTGGCCGAGCACGCCGCCCGGCTGCGCGCCGAGGGTGCACTGCCGCCTCCGCGGAAGAAGTCGCGGCGGTCGCGCTCGTAG
- a CDS encoding glutamyl-tRNA reductase, which yields MSVLLFGVSHRSAPVEVLERLAVSDHDRPKLVDELLSSRAISEAMLVSTCNRVEIYAVVDAFHPALEAVGAVLGDHSGMTVTEMTRHAYVRYSEAAVEHLFTVAAGLDSLVVGEQQILGQIRNAYLDADANQSTGRVMHELAQQALRVGKRVHTETGIDRAGASVVSVALHRAQAVLSSSERADTTAGLRSAVVVGAGAMGGLATAQLAREGVRDLVVVNRTVANAEHLAGNIAANHGITVRGAGLDELPAAMAVADVVVTCTGSVGTVVSVGEVHSALAARTDARPLVICDLGLPRNVDPAAGRLPGVHVVDIEGLRGDSETQAAENDASAARSIVAAELADYLTHQRQAEVTPTVAALRQRAADVVEAEILRLETRLPGLDDPQRDEVAKTVRRVVDKLLHAPTVRVKQLASTPNGDHYAEALRELFELRPGAAESVSAPEMGDAGRTEQK from the coding sequence GTGAGTGTTTTGTTGTTCGGGGTCTCGCACCGCAGTGCACCCGTAGAGGTGCTCGAGCGATTGGCGGTCTCCGACCACGATCGGCCCAAGCTCGTCGACGAACTGCTGTCGTCGCGGGCGATCTCCGAGGCGATGCTCGTCTCCACGTGCAACCGCGTGGAGATCTATGCGGTCGTCGATGCGTTCCACCCCGCACTCGAGGCGGTCGGCGCTGTCCTCGGTGACCACTCGGGGATGACCGTCACCGAGATGACCCGCCACGCCTACGTCCGCTACTCGGAGGCGGCCGTCGAACACCTCTTCACCGTCGCGGCCGGACTCGACTCGCTCGTCGTCGGCGAGCAACAGATCCTCGGACAGATCCGCAACGCCTACCTCGACGCCGATGCCAATCAGTCCACCGGCCGGGTCATGCACGAGCTCGCGCAGCAGGCGCTGCGCGTGGGCAAACGTGTCCACACCGAAACGGGGATCGATCGCGCGGGCGCCTCTGTGGTGTCGGTGGCCCTTCATCGCGCCCAGGCCGTCCTGTCGAGCTCCGAGCGCGCCGATACCACCGCCGGCCTGCGTTCGGCCGTCGTCGTCGGTGCGGGGGCGATGGGCGGCCTCGCGACCGCGCAGCTGGCCCGAGAGGGCGTGCGCGATCTCGTGGTGGTCAACCGCACCGTGGCCAACGCCGAACATCTCGCCGGCAACATCGCCGCCAATCACGGCATCACGGTCCGCGGTGCGGGCCTCGACGAACTGCCGGCCGCGATGGCCGTTGCCGATGTGGTGGTGACCTGCACCGGATCGGTCGGCACAGTGGTGAGCGTCGGAGAGGTGCACTCGGCACTCGCCGCGCGGACCGACGCCCGCCCGCTCGTCATCTGCGACCTCGGACTGCCCCGCAACGTCGACCCGGCGGCCGGGCGGCTCCCCGGGGTCCACGTGGTCGACATCGAGGGCCTGCGCGGTGACTCCGAGACCCAGGCTGCCGAGAACGACGCCAGCGCTGCTCGCTCGATCGTGGCCGCCGAGCTGGCCGACTACCTCACCCATCAACGTCAGGCCGAGGTGACCCCGACGGTCGCCGCGCTGCGCCAGCGCGCCGCCGACGTCGTGGAGGCGGAGATCCTGCGCCTCGAGACCCGCCTCCCGGGTCTCGACGACCCGCAGCGTGACGAGGTCGCGAAAACCGTGCGACGCGTCGTGGACAAGTTGCTGCACGCCCCGACGGTCCGGGTGAAGCAACTGGCCTCGACGCCGAACGGCGACCACTACGCCGAGGCGCTGCGTGAACTTTTCGAGCTCAGGCCGGGTGCCGCCGAATCGGTTTCGGCTCCGGAGATGGGCGACGCCGGCCGGACCGAGCAGAAGTGA
- a CDS encoding EbsA family protein: protein MPEDAEAAADEPRPDDTETSDGTETDDDTETDDGPLPEPIDEGELLFSEPGGSWWVVAIGPVLIGAVLALEIAGPGQVHWPVMMIFAVILVGFSVVQVHAARTHVSVRLTEATLQQGTRTLPLTDIAKIYPENNGPEHQTWESARALGELPAVPRRRKGVGVKLVDGGIAQAWARDVGRFRDELTVAHQAAQMGLPPRGRRDDS, encoded by the coding sequence ATGCCCGAGGACGCAGAGGCCGCCGCTGACGAGCCCCGTCCCGACGACACCGAAACCTCCGACGGCACCGAAACCGACGACGACACCGAAACCGACGACGGCCCACTCCCGGAGCCGATCGACGAAGGGGAGCTCCTCTTCTCCGAGCCGGGTGGCAGCTGGTGGGTGGTGGCGATCGGGCCGGTCCTGATCGGCGCCGTGCTCGCGTTGGAGATCGCCGGACCCGGGCAGGTCCACTGGCCGGTGATGATGATCTTCGCGGTGATCCTCGTCGGGTTCTCGGTCGTCCAGGTCCATGCGGCCCGTACCCACGTCAGCGTCCGGCTCACCGAGGCGACCCTGCAGCAGGGCACCCGAACGCTCCCGCTGACCGATATCGCCAAGATCTACCCCGAGAACAACGGTCCCGAGCACCAGACCTGGGAGAGTGCTCGTGCGCTGGGTGAACTGCCCGCCGTGCCCCGCCGCCGCAAAGGTGTGGGTGTGAAGCTCGTCGACGGCGGGATCGCTCAGGCGTGGGCGCGCGACGTCGGACGGTTTCGCGACGAACTGACCGTCGCGCACCAGGCCGCGCAGATGGGGCTGCCGCCGCGCGGCAGACGCGACGACAGCTGA
- a CDS encoding TetR family transcriptional regulator — protein MPTAIDALTPDPADFRVHVVAESIRLFSDQGYESTTVEQIAAAAGISRRTFFRQFGAKEDVIFADHEALLAQVAVHLDASEGDPWIVVCSAAELVFAHFRDTHELAVRRFQVVQEVPALRDRELVTTYRYQRLFEDFLRTRLPGESPVRVVAYAAAVTGAHNYLLRSMVRGDHDATMERLRVELARVRAGFAPAGTVVEHTWDEVRDVVSVVTYPHGTSPDEIARQVGEQLRAQQRHHGQ, from the coding sequence ATGCCGACCGCAATCGATGCGTTGACCCCCGACCCGGCGGACTTCCGCGTCCATGTGGTCGCCGAGTCGATCCGGTTGTTCTCCGACCAGGGCTACGAATCGACGACGGTGGAGCAGATCGCGGCGGCCGCCGGCATCTCGAGGCGCACGTTCTTCCGACAGTTCGGTGCCAAGGAAGACGTCATCTTTGCCGACCACGAAGCACTGCTGGCCCAGGTCGCCGTCCATCTCGACGCATCCGAGGGAGATCCGTGGATCGTGGTGTGCTCGGCCGCCGAATTGGTGTTCGCGCACTTCCGGGACACGCATGAGCTTGCCGTCCGCCGGTTTCAGGTGGTGCAGGAGGTTCCTGCCCTCCGCGACCGTGAGTTGGTGACCACGTACCGCTATCAACGCCTGTTCGAGGATTTCCTGCGCACGCGACTTCCCGGCGAATCACCGGTCCGGGTGGTCGCCTATGCCGCGGCGGTCACCGGAGCGCACAACTATCTCCTACGGTCGATGGTCCGTGGCGACCACGACGCCACGATGGAGCGACTGCGGGTCGAACTCGCACGCGTGCGCGCCGGTTTCGCCCCGGCCGGGACTGTCGTCGAGCACACCTGGGACGAGGTCCGCGACGTGGTGTCGGTCGTGACCTACCCGCACGGGACGTCGCCGGATGAGATCGCCCGGCAGGTCGGCGAACAACTGCGTGCGCAGCAGCGGCATCACGGACAATGA
- the hemB gene encoding porphobilinogen synthase, with protein MAPVIRPRRLRSTRAMRRLVAETVVAPQDLVLPMFVADGIDEPREISSMPGVVQHTPDSLRRAAEQAVRAGVGGLMLFGVPAPADKDAVGSGADHPDGVLNRALRALSADLGDDTVLMADTCLDEFTDHGHCGVLDDQGRVDNDATLDRYVSMASAQAHAGAHLLGPSGMMDGQVAAIRAGLDAEGLTDTGILAYAAKYASAFYGPFREAVGSSLEGDRRTYQQDASNRIEALREIRLDLDEGADLVMVKPAMSYLDIVRDAAEIADVPVAAYQISGEYAMITAAAERGWIDRDGAILESLTSIKRAGASIILTYWATEVANRLR; from the coding sequence ATGGCTCCGGTGATCCGTCCACGCCGACTGCGATCCACCCGCGCGATGCGGCGTCTCGTGGCCGAGACGGTCGTGGCGCCCCAGGATCTCGTGCTCCCGATGTTCGTCGCCGACGGCATCGACGAGCCGCGGGAGATCTCGTCGATGCCGGGCGTCGTCCAGCACACGCCGGATTCGCTGCGCCGGGCAGCCGAGCAGGCGGTTCGTGCCGGTGTCGGCGGCCTGATGCTGTTCGGGGTCCCGGCCCCTGCGGACAAGGATGCCGTCGGCTCGGGTGCCGACCACCCCGACGGCGTGCTCAACCGGGCACTGCGGGCGTTGTCGGCCGACCTCGGCGACGACACCGTGCTCATGGCCGACACCTGCCTCGACGAGTTCACCGATCACGGACACTGCGGTGTGCTCGACGATCAGGGGCGGGTCGACAACGACGCCACCCTCGACCGGTATGTGTCCATGGCGTCGGCACAGGCCCACGCGGGAGCGCATCTGCTCGGCCCGAGCGGCATGATGGACGGTCAGGTCGCCGCAATCCGCGCAGGCCTCGACGCCGAGGGGCTCACGGACACGGGCATCTTGGCCTACGCAGCCAAGTACGCATCGGCGTTCTACGGGCCGTTCCGTGAGGCCGTCGGGTCGTCGCTGGAGGGCGATCGCCGGACCTACCAGCAGGACGCGTCGAACCGGATCGAGGCGTTGCGAGAGATCCGCCTCGACCTCGACGAGGGGGCCGACCTGGTGATGGTCAAGCCCGCGATGAGCTACCTCGACATCGTCCGGGATGCCGCCGAGATCGCCGACGTACCGGTGGCCGCCTATCAGATCAGCGGCGAGTACGCGATGATCACGGCCGCCGCCGAACGCGGCTGGATCGATCGCGACGGGGCGATTCTCGAATCACTCACATCCATCAAGCGGGCCGGCGCCTCGATCATCCTCACCTATTGGGCAACCGAGGTGGCCAACCGTCTGAGGTAG
- a CDS encoding YdcF family protein produces MRVRVTAVLVSLIAALGLTVAAPAQAAPGPGSSDLLSPNSLFLWQSPPTRYIVVLGAKMGTFGQTPGVLQQRMNVAASLGRSHPFNRMIVSGGNTWWLPVSEAQFMNVGLIKRGVPVWQMVNEGASTSTVQNASNTVGMLKAMGASGALIVTNGFHMPRAMNDFRAAATKQHARLEFRPAYA; encoded by the coding sequence ATGCGTGTCAGGGTCACCGCCGTTCTCGTCTCACTCATCGCCGCTCTGGGCCTCACGGTCGCCGCACCCGCGCAAGCCGCGCCGGGTCCCGGCAGTTCCGACCTGTTGTCGCCCAACAGCCTGTTCCTCTGGCAGAGCCCTCCGACGCGATACATCGTGGTGCTCGGCGCCAAGATGGGAACGTTCGGTCAGACGCCGGGTGTGCTTCAGCAACGGATGAACGTCGCCGCGAGCCTCGGCCGCTCACATCCGTTCAACCGCATGATCGTCTCCGGCGGGAACACCTGGTGGCTTCCGGTGTCGGAGGCACAGTTCATGAATGTGGGCCTGATCAAACGCGGTGTGCCGGTGTGGCAGATGGTCAACGAGGGCGCGTCCACCAGCACTGTTCAGAACGCCAGCAACACGGTCGGCATGCTCAAGGCGATGGGCGCCTCGGGTGCGTTGATCGTCACCAACGGCTTCCACATGCCGCGCGCCATGAACGACTTCCGCGCCGCGGCCACCAAGCAGCACGCTCGTCTCGAGTTCCGTCCGGCTTACGCCTGA